One part of the Arabidopsis thaliana chromosome 1 sequence genome encodes these proteins:
- the DRP4A gene encoding Dynamin related protein 4A (Dynamin related protein 4A (DRP4A); FUNCTIONS IN: GTP binding, GTPase activity; INVOLVED IN: biological_process unknown; LOCATED IN: cellular_component unknown; CONTAINS InterPro DOMAIN/s: Dynamin, GTPase domain (InterPro:IPR001401), Interferon-induced Mx protein (InterPro:IPR015577); BEST Arabidopsis thaliana protein match is: Dynamin related protein 4C (TAIR:AT1G60500.1); Has 2623 Blast hits to 2600 proteins in 285 species: Archae - 0; Bacteria - 0; Metazoa - 1028; Fungi - 818; Plants - 486; Viruses - 0; Other Eukaryotes - 291 (source: NCBI BLink).), protein MGGSKMSNDYEIDVEAGMSSLSIVNTPIEAPIVSSYNDRIRPLLDTVDRLRNLNVMREGIQLPTIVVVGDQSSGKSSVLESLAGINLPRGQGICTRVPLVMRLQRSSSPEPEIWLEYSDKVVPTDEEHVAEAICAATDVIAGTGEGVSDTPLTLSVKKNNVPDLTMVDLPGITRVPVNGQPENIYEQISRMIMKYIEPQESIILNVLSATVDFTTCESIRMSRQVDKTGERTLAVVTKADMAPEGLLQKVTADDVSIGLGYICVRNRIGEETYEEARVQEDLLFRTHPLLSLIDGDIVGIL, encoded by the exons ATGGGAGGCAGTAAGATGTCCAATGACTATGAAATTGATGTCGAAGCTGGGATGTCTTCTCTTTCTATAGTCAACACACCCATTGAAGCACCAATTGTATCATCTTACAATGACCGGATCCGGCCATTGCTTGACACTGTCGACAGATTGAGAAACCTGAATGTGATGAGAGAAGGGATCCAGCTTCCCACCATTGTGGTGGTTGGAGACCAGTCTTCAGGGAAGTCGAGTGTTCTTGAGTCGTTGGCAGGAATCAATTTGCCTCGTGGACAAGGAATCTGCACTAGGGTTCCTCTAGTCATGAGGCTTCAGCGAAGCTCCAGCCCTGAACCAGAGATTTGGCTGGAATACAGTGACAAAGTTGTTCCCACAGATGAAGAACACGTCGCTGAAGCTATTTGTGCTGCAACAGATGTGATTGCTG GAACTGGTGAAGGAGTTTCAGACACTCCCCTGACCCTCAGTGTTAAGAAGAACAATGTCCCAGATCTTACGATGGTCGATCTTCCCGGTATAACTCGAGTTCCAGTGAATGGACAACCGGAGAATATTTACGAACAGATTTCTAGGATGATCATGAAGTACATCGAGCCTCAAGAATCAATAATCCTCAATGTTCTGTCAGCTACGGTCGACTTCACCACATGCGAATCCATTCGCATGTCAAGACAAGTTGACAAAACTGGTGAACGGACTCTGGCTGTTGTGACAAAGGCTGACATGGCTCCTGAAGGTCTCCTGCAGAAAGTAACTGCAGATGATGTGAGTATCGGACTAGGTTACATCTGTGTTAGAAACCGTATAGGAGAAGAGACATATGAAGAAGCTAGGGTGCAGGAAGATTTACTCTTCAGGACTCATCCACTGCTAAGTTTGATTGATGGTGACATTGTCGGCATCTTGTGA